AGGACTTCGGTCGCGACGTGGCCGACCTCGAGCGGGAGGGGAATCTCCGAATCCTCTGGCCGCCGGACTCTCCCGAGGCCCGCCTCGCCCGGGCCGTGCTCGCCGGAAGCCTCCGGTGACGGAGGCCGCCGGGCTCTACGTCCACGTTCCCTACTGCGTCCGTCGTTGCGCCTACTGCTCGTTCGTCCTGACGACGGATTTCTCGAGCCGGGACCGGTATTTCGAGGCGCTCCGGGCGGAGGCGGAGCTCCTGGCCCGCGAAGCCGAGGGACTCCCGTTCGATTCGCTCTACCTCGGGGGCGGCACCCCCTCGTCGGTTCCGGCGGACCGGATCGCCGAACTCGTCGCGCGCCTGCGCGACCGGTTCGCGATCGCGGAAGGAGCCGAGGTCACGATCGAAGCCAACCCCGACGACGTGAACGAGGAATCGGTCCGCGCGTGGCGGGCGGCGGGGGCGACGCGCGCCTCCGTCGGGATCCAGTCGTTCCGCGACGCCGAGCTCCGCGCGATCGACCGGATCCATTCGGGAGAGGATGCGTCGCGCGCGCTCGACCTCGTCGCCTCCGCCGGTTTCGCCGTGTCGGCGGACCTGATGATCGGGATTCCGGGGCAGCGGATCGAGGGCGCGGCCGGCGACGCCGAACGGGTCGCGGCCGCGGGAGTCGGCCACGTGTCGGTGTACATGCTCGAGCTCGACAAGGCGGGACGGATGGCCGAGGACCGGCGGCGTCGGCCGGAGCGGTATCTCTCGGACGACGCGCAGGCGGAGGCGTATCTCGAGGTCGGCCGGATCCTCTCCGCCGCCGGATTCCGCCACGACGAGGTGTCCAACTGGTCCCGCCCCGGCGCCGAGGCGCGGCACAACGCGAAGTACTGGCGGCGGACTCCGACGCTCGGCCTCGGGGTCGGCGCGCACGAGCTCTGGAACGAACGGCGCCGCGCGAACACCGCGTCGATCGGTTCCTACCTCGACGCTCTCTCCCGGGGCGTCCGGCCGACGGCGTCGGACCAGCCGATCGACGAGGTCGAACGGCAGCGCGAGGAGATCATCCTGCCCGCGCGGACGCGCGAGGGGATCGCGGTGGCGCGGATCGAGAGCTGGCTCGCCGAGCGCGGCGACGCGGCGCTGCGCGAGGACTGGCTCCGGTGGATCGACGCGGGGCTGATCCGGCGAGAAGCCGACCGCTACGTCCTCACCGAACGCGGCTTTCTCGTGTCGAACGAGATCCTCTGCCGCTTCGTGGAGTAATTCCGTTCACGGGATCGTCGGAGGTTCCCTGCTTCTCAGCTCGGGCTCGCTCCCGCCCCGGGCGCGGTCAGACGCGAACGGGACGCGCGACCGCGACCGGCCGGAGGGCGAGGCGTACCGTACGTACGTTGAGCCTGCGGCCGGCCGGGATCGTCCCGTATCCGTTCGATGGATGGCCGCGCCCTCTAGATGAAAAGCGGAGCCAATACCAGCGTGATCGTCGACAAGAGCTTGATCAGGACGTGCAGCGACGGACCGGCGGTGTCCTTGAACGGATCGCCGACGGTGTCTCCGACGACCGCCGCCTTGTGGGCCTCGGACCGCTTCCCGCCGTAGATCCCCATCTCGATGTATTTCTTGGCGTTGTCCCAGGCCCCGCCGGCGTTGTTCAGGAACGTCGCCATCAGGATTCCCGCGATCGTCCCCACCATCAGGAGCGCGGCGACCGTCTCCGCCCCGATGCCGAGAAGGCGGAAGATGATTCCCACGGCGATCGGCATGCCGACCGCGAGGACTCCCGGCAGGACCATCTGCTTGAGCGCCCCGCGCGTCACGATGTCGACCGTCCGGCCGTAGTCCGGCTTGTCGGTCCCCGCGAGGATCCCCGGCTTCTCCTTGAACTGCGCCCGGACGTCGTTGATCACGAAATAGGCGGCCTTCCCGACGGCGCGGATGCAGAGGGCCGAGAAGAGGAAGACGAGCATGGCCCCGAGCAGCCCGCCGATGAAGACCTCCGGTTTGCTCATGTCGACGTGGAGGCGCTCGCTGACTCCGAGGAGCCCCTTGTGGCGCATGAGCTCGGTCGCGTCGTCGAGATATGCGGAAAAGAGGAGGAACGCGGCGAGCGCCGCGGAACCGATCGCGTACCCCTTCGTGAGCGCCTTCGTCGTGTTGCCGACGGCGTCGAGGCGGTCGGTCTTCTTCCGGATCTCCTCCGGCTGCTGAGACATCTCGACGATGCCCCCGGCGTTGTCGGTGATCGGGCCGAACGTGTCCATCGCGAGGATGTAGGCCGCCGTCGAAAGCATTCCCATCGTCGCCACGGCGGTTCCGAAGAGTCCCGCGTGGGCGATCCCCGAGGCGCGTCCGATGTAGTAGCTCGCGATGATCGCGATGGAGATCACGACGACCGGCAGCGCGGTGCACTCGAAACCCACGGCGATGCCCGTGATGATGTTCGTCGCCGGGCCCGTCTGGGACGCTTCCGCGATCTCCCGCACCGGGCGGTACTTGTATTCCGTGTAGTACTGGGTGATGTAGACGAACGCCTGCGAGGTGAGGATGCCGATGACGCCGCAGGCGAGGAAATGCCACCAGGCGTCGGGAGCTTCGGAGGTGTTGAGGAGCCATCGCGTCGTGAACGCGA
This Thermoanaerobaculia bacterium DNA region includes the following protein-coding sequences:
- the hemW gene encoding radical SAM family heme chaperone HemW, which encodes MTEAAGLYVHVPYCVRRCAYCSFVLTTDFSSRDRYFEALRAEAELLAREAEGLPFDSLYLGGGTPSSVPADRIAELVARLRDRFAIAEGAEVTIEANPDDVNEESVRAWRAAGATRASVGIQSFRDAELRAIDRIHSGEDASRALDLVASAGFAVSADLMIGIPGQRIEGAAGDAERVAAAGVGHVSVYMLELDKAGRMAEDRRRRPERYLSDDAQAEAYLEVGRILSAAGFRHDEVSNWSRPGAEARHNAKYWRRTPTLGLGVGAHELWNERRRANTASIGSYLDALSRGVRPTASDQPIDEVERQREEIILPARTREGIAVARIESWLAERGDAALREDWLRWIDAGLIRREADRYVLTERGFLVSNEILCRFVE